In Cinclus cinclus chromosome 13, bCinCin1.1, whole genome shotgun sequence, a genomic segment contains:
- the AP3B2 gene encoding AP-3 complex subunit beta-2 isoform X1: protein MAASPAYGEEKGGSSSLGEPEYGHDPASGGIFSSDYKRHDDLKEMLDSNKDSLKLEAMKRIVAMIARGKNASDLFPAVVKNVACKNIEVKKLVYVYLVRYAEEQQDLALLSISTFQRGLKDPNQLIRASALRVLSSIRVPIIVPIMMLAIKEAASDMSPYVRKTAAHAIPKLYSLDSDQKDQLIEVIEKLLADKTTLVAGSVVMAFEEVCPERIDLIHKNYRKLCNLLIDVEEWGQVVIINMLTRYARTQFLSPNQNESLLEENTEKAFYGSEEEDAKDAKAEAAVLAKCKPYVMDPDHRLLLRNTKPLLQSRNAAVVMAVAQLYFHLAPKAEVGVIAKALVRLLRSHSEVQYVVLQNVATMSIKRRGMFEPYLKSFYIRSTDPTQIKILKLEVLTNLANETNISTILREFQTYIRSMDKDFVAATIQAIGRCATNIGKVRDTCLNGLVQLLSNRDELVVAESVVVIKKLLQMQPAQHSEIIKHMAKLTDNIQVPMARASILWLIGEYCEHVPKIAPDVLRKMAKSFTNEEDIVKLQVINLAAKLYLTNSKQSKLLTQYVLNLAKYDQNYDIRDRARFIRQLIVPTEKSGALNKYAKKLFLAQKPAPILESSFKDRDHFQLGSLSHLLNAKAVGYQELPDWPDEAPDPSVRNVEVPEWTKCTSREKRKEKVEKPFYSDSEGESGPTESADSEPESGSEENGSSSSSGSSSSGTEEEEEEEEEDSEEQSEDKEEEEEVEKRPKRKDKEGSHKAVLGSVGSPSEEEEEEDIGTKKAKKKAPQGRKGRAETSSEEASTSESSSSVSDSGSEAEAKQRKPPSSKASSKEISLLDLDDFTPPPVQPIPSSSIISTSLVTDLEGLTLTDSSLTPTLLSPAFSAVKTYELLHRMAGEGLAVEYCFSRRPFPGDPHMVAIQIQISNNTDTEVKNLRVNEPKPLSGMRIQEFPEIEHLAPGDTATVLMGIDFCDSTQAANFQLCTHTRQFYVSIQPPVGELMAPVFMSENEFKKEQEHLARPGEGKLMGMSEITEKLTLPEKCQSDHTIVQQLTSAANVGRVPCGASNEYRFAAKTVTSGSLVLITLERREGSMAQLTINSEKMVIGTMLVKDIIQALAQ from the exons GCATGATGACCTCAAGGAGATGCTCGACAGCAACAAGGATTCGCTCAAGCTGGAGGCCATGAAGAGGATTGTGGCG ATGATTGCTCGGGGTAAAAACGCCTCAGATCTCTTCCCAGCTGTGGTGAAAAATGTTGCCTGCAAGAACATTGAG GTGAAGAAGCTGGTGTACGTGTACCTGGTGCGCTATGCAGAGGAACAGCAGGATCTGGCCCTACTCTCCATTTCCACCTTCCAGCGAGGACTCAAG GACCCCAACCAGCTGATCCGCGCCAGTGCCCTGCGGGTCCTGTCCAGCATCCGCGTGCCCATAATCGTGCCAATCATGATGTTGGCCATCAAGGAGGCCGCCTCGGACATGTCCCCCTATGTGCGCAAGACAGCCGCCCATGCCATCCCCAAGCTGTACAG CCTCGACTCAGACCAGAAGGACCAGCTCATCGAAGTGATCGAGAAGCTGCTGGCTGACAAGACCACG ctggtgGCTGGCAGCGTGGTGATGGCATTTGAGGAGGTATGCCCAGAACGCATAGACCTCATCCACAAGAACTACCGCAAGCTCTGCAACCTGCTCATCGATGTGGAGGAGTGGGGGCAGGTGGTCATCATCAACATGCTGACCCGCTACGCCCGCACCCAGTTCCTCAGCCCCAACCAAAAT GAGTCCTTGCTGGAGGAGAACACTGAGAAGGCTTTCTATGgctctgaggaggaggatgccAAAGATGCCAAGGCAGAGGCAGCCGTGTTGGCCAAGTGCAAGCCCTACGTCATGGACCCCGACCACCGCCTGCTCCTGCGCAACACCAAGCCCCTGCTGCAGAGCCGCAACGCCGCG GTGGTGATGGCCGTGGCACAGCTCTACTTCCACCTGGCACCCAAGGCAGAGGTTGGAGTCATTGCGAAGGCACTGGTACGGCTTCTGCGGAGTCACAG TGAGGTGCAGTATGTTGTGCTGCAGAATGTGGCCACCATGTCCATCAAGCGGCGG GGGATGTTTGAGCCCTATCTGAAAAGTTTCTACATCCGCTCCACGGACCCCACACAGATCAAGATCCTCAAG ctggaggtCCTCACCAACCTGGCCAACGAGACCAACATCTCCACCATCCTGCGAGAGTTCCAG ACCTACATCCGCAGCATGGACAAGGACTTTGTGGCAGCCACCATCCAAGCCATCGGGCGCTGTGCCACCAACATCGGGAAGGTGCGGGACACCTGCCTCAATGGCCTGGTCCAGCTCCTCTCCAACAGGGATG AGCTGGTGGTGGCTGAATCCGTGGTGGTCATCAAAAAGCTGCTGCAgatgcagccagcccagcacagtGAGATCATCAAGCACATGGCCAAGCTCACTGACAACATCCAG GTGCCAATGGCACGGGCCAGCATCTTGTGGCTCATCGGCGAGTACTGCGAGCACGTGCCCAAGATCGCACCTGATGTGCTGCGCAAGATGGCCAAGTCCTTCACCAACGAGGAAGACATCGTCAAACTGCAAGTCATCAATCTGGCAGCTAAGCTCTACCTGACCAACTCCAAGCAG AGCAAGCTGCTGACCCAGTATGTCCTCAACTTGGCCAAGTACGACCAGAATTATGACATCCGTGACCGGGCTCGCTTCATCCGCCAGCTCATCGTGCCCACTGAGAAGAGCGGGGCCCTCAATAAGTACGCCAAGAAGCTCTTCCTGGCCCAAAAACCGGCTCCCATCTTGGAGTCTTCCTTCAAAG ATCGGGACCATTTCCAACTGGGCTCCCTGTCCCATCTGCTCAACGCTAAGGCTGTGGGCTACCAGGAGCTGCCTGACTGGCCAGATGAGGCCCCTGACCCTTCCGTGAGGAATGTGGAG GTTCCTGAGTGGACCAAGTGCACCAGCcgggagaagaggaaggagaaggtggagaaGCCTTTCTACTCTGACTCAGAGGGAGAATCGGGGCCCACTGAGTCGGCAGACAGTG AGCCCGAGTCTGGCAGCGAAGagaatggcagcagcagcagctctggaagctccagctctggcaccgaggaggaggaggaagaggaggaggaagacagCGAGGAGCAGTCAGaggacaaggaggaggaggaggaggtggagaagAGGCCAAAGAGGAAGGATAAGGAAGGTTCCCATAAGGCAGTCTTGGGGAGCGTGGGCAG ccccagcgaggaagaggaggaggaggacataGGCACAAAGAAGGCCAAGAAGAAAGCTCCGCAGGGGAGGAAGGGCCGTGCTGAAACCTCATCAGAGGAGGCCAGCACCTCTGAGAGCAGCTCCTCTGTCTCTGACTCCGGCTCTGAGGCAGAGGCCAAACAGAGGAAG ccccccagcagCAAGGCCAGCTCCAAGGAGATCTCCCTGCTTGACCTGGATGACT TTACTCCCCCTCCTGTCCAGCCCATCCCCTCCAGCAGCATCATCTCCACCAGCCTGGTGACCGACCTGGAGGGCCTCACTCTCACTGACAGCTCCCTGACACCCACC ctgctgagccCGGCGTTCAGTGCGGTGAAGACCTACGAGTTGCTGCACCGCATGGCGGGCGAGGGGCTTGCAGTTGAGTACTGCTTCAGCCGCCGGCCCTTCCCAGGAGACCCCCACATGGTGGCCATCCAGATCCAGATCTCCAACAACACTGACACCGAGGTGAAGAACCTGCGAGTCAATGAACCCAAGCCTCTGTCTGGAATGCGGATACAGGAGTTCCCTGAGATTG AGCACCTGGCGCCAGGGGACACAGCCACTGTGCTGATGGGCATCGACTTCTGTGACTCTACCCAGGCGGCAAACTTCCAGCTGTG CACGCACACACGTCAGTTCTACGTCTCCATACAGCCACCTGTGGGGGAGCTCATGGCCCCTGTCTTCATGAGTGAGAATGAGTTCAAGAAGGAGCAGG AGCACCTGGCGCGGCCAGGTGAGG GGAAGCTGATGGGCATGAGCGAGATCACAGAGAAGCTGACGCTGCCTGAGAAATGCCAAAGTGACCACACCATCGTCCAGCAACTGACCTCGGCTGCCAACGTGGGCCGCGTGCCCTGCGGTGCCAGCAATGAGTACAG GTTCGCGGCCAAGACGGTGACAAGCGGGAGCCTGGTGCTCATCACCCTGGAGCGGCGGGAGGGCTCCATGGCTCAGCTGACCATCAACAGTGAGAAGATGGTCATTGGCACCATGCTGGTGAAGGACATCATccaggccctggcacagtgA
- the AP3B2 gene encoding AP-3 complex subunit beta-2 isoform X4 — translation MAASPAYGEEKGGSSSLGEPEYGHDPASGGIFSSDYKRHDDLKEMLDSNKDSLKLEAMKRIVAMIARGKNASDLFPAVVKNVACKNIEVKKLVYVYLVRYAEEQQDLALLSISTFQRGLKDPNQLIRASALRVLSSIRVPIIVPIMMLAIKEAASDMSPYVRKTAAHAIPKLYSLDSDQKDQLIEVIEKLLADKTTLVAGSVVMAFEEVCPERIDLIHKNYRKLCNLLIDVEEWGQVVIINMLTRYARTQFLSPNQNESLLEENTEKAFYGSEEEDAKDAKAEAAVLAKCKPYVMDPDHRLLLRNTKPLLQSRNAAVVMAVAQLYFHLAPKAEVGVIAKALVRLLRSHSEVQYVVLQNVATMSIKRRGMFEPYLKSFYIRSTDPTQIKILKLEVLTNLANETNISTILREFQTYIRSMDKDFVAATIQAIGRCATNIGKVRDTCLNGLVQLLSNRDELVVAESVVVIKKLLQMQPAQHSEIIKHMAKLTDNIQVPMARASILWLIGEYCEHVPKIAPDVLRKMAKSFTNEEDIVKLQVINLAAKLYLTNSKQSKLLTQYVLNLAKYDQNYDIRDRARFIRQLIVPTEKSGALNKYAKKLFLAQKPAPILESSFKDRDHFQLGSLSHLLNAKAVGYQELPDWPDEAPDPSVRNVEVRGAPWVPEWTKCTSREKRKEKVEKPFYSDSEGESGPTESADSEPESGSEENGSSSSSGSSSSGTEEEEEEEEEDSEEQSEDKEEEEEVEKRPKRKDKEGSHKAEEEDIGTKKAKKKAPQGRKGRAETSSEEASTSESSSSVSDSGSEAEAKQRKPPSSKASSKEISLLDLDDFTPPPVQPIPSSSIISTSLVTDLEGLTLTDSSLTPTLLSPAFSAVKTYELLHRMAGEGLAVEYCFSRRPFPGDPHMVAIQIQISNNTDTEVKNLRVNEPKPLSGMRIQEFPEIEHLAPGDTATVLMGIDFCDSTQAANFQLCTHTRQFYVSIQPPVGELMAPVFMSENEFKKEQGKLMGMSEITEKLTLPEKCQSDHTIVQQLTSAANVGRVPCGASNEYRFAAKTVTSGSLVLITLERREGSMAQLTINSEKMVIGTMLVKDIIQALAQ, via the exons GCATGATGACCTCAAGGAGATGCTCGACAGCAACAAGGATTCGCTCAAGCTGGAGGCCATGAAGAGGATTGTGGCG ATGATTGCTCGGGGTAAAAACGCCTCAGATCTCTTCCCAGCTGTGGTGAAAAATGTTGCCTGCAAGAACATTGAG GTGAAGAAGCTGGTGTACGTGTACCTGGTGCGCTATGCAGAGGAACAGCAGGATCTGGCCCTACTCTCCATTTCCACCTTCCAGCGAGGACTCAAG GACCCCAACCAGCTGATCCGCGCCAGTGCCCTGCGGGTCCTGTCCAGCATCCGCGTGCCCATAATCGTGCCAATCATGATGTTGGCCATCAAGGAGGCCGCCTCGGACATGTCCCCCTATGTGCGCAAGACAGCCGCCCATGCCATCCCCAAGCTGTACAG CCTCGACTCAGACCAGAAGGACCAGCTCATCGAAGTGATCGAGAAGCTGCTGGCTGACAAGACCACG ctggtgGCTGGCAGCGTGGTGATGGCATTTGAGGAGGTATGCCCAGAACGCATAGACCTCATCCACAAGAACTACCGCAAGCTCTGCAACCTGCTCATCGATGTGGAGGAGTGGGGGCAGGTGGTCATCATCAACATGCTGACCCGCTACGCCCGCACCCAGTTCCTCAGCCCCAACCAAAAT GAGTCCTTGCTGGAGGAGAACACTGAGAAGGCTTTCTATGgctctgaggaggaggatgccAAAGATGCCAAGGCAGAGGCAGCCGTGTTGGCCAAGTGCAAGCCCTACGTCATGGACCCCGACCACCGCCTGCTCCTGCGCAACACCAAGCCCCTGCTGCAGAGCCGCAACGCCGCG GTGGTGATGGCCGTGGCACAGCTCTACTTCCACCTGGCACCCAAGGCAGAGGTTGGAGTCATTGCGAAGGCACTGGTACGGCTTCTGCGGAGTCACAG TGAGGTGCAGTATGTTGTGCTGCAGAATGTGGCCACCATGTCCATCAAGCGGCGG GGGATGTTTGAGCCCTATCTGAAAAGTTTCTACATCCGCTCCACGGACCCCACACAGATCAAGATCCTCAAG ctggaggtCCTCACCAACCTGGCCAACGAGACCAACATCTCCACCATCCTGCGAGAGTTCCAG ACCTACATCCGCAGCATGGACAAGGACTTTGTGGCAGCCACCATCCAAGCCATCGGGCGCTGTGCCACCAACATCGGGAAGGTGCGGGACACCTGCCTCAATGGCCTGGTCCAGCTCCTCTCCAACAGGGATG AGCTGGTGGTGGCTGAATCCGTGGTGGTCATCAAAAAGCTGCTGCAgatgcagccagcccagcacagtGAGATCATCAAGCACATGGCCAAGCTCACTGACAACATCCAG GTGCCAATGGCACGGGCCAGCATCTTGTGGCTCATCGGCGAGTACTGCGAGCACGTGCCCAAGATCGCACCTGATGTGCTGCGCAAGATGGCCAAGTCCTTCACCAACGAGGAAGACATCGTCAAACTGCAAGTCATCAATCTGGCAGCTAAGCTCTACCTGACCAACTCCAAGCAG AGCAAGCTGCTGACCCAGTATGTCCTCAACTTGGCCAAGTACGACCAGAATTATGACATCCGTGACCGGGCTCGCTTCATCCGCCAGCTCATCGTGCCCACTGAGAAGAGCGGGGCCCTCAATAAGTACGCCAAGAAGCTCTTCCTGGCCCAAAAACCGGCTCCCATCTTGGAGTCTTCCTTCAAAG ATCGGGACCATTTCCAACTGGGCTCCCTGTCCCATCTGCTCAACGCTAAGGCTGTGGGCTACCAGGAGCTGCCTGACTGGCCAGATGAGGCCCCTGACCCTTCCGTGAGGAATGTGGAGGTGCGTGGAGCACCCTGG GTTCCTGAGTGGACCAAGTGCACCAGCcgggagaagaggaaggagaaggtggagaaGCCTTTCTACTCTGACTCAGAGGGAGAATCGGGGCCCACTGAGTCGGCAGACAGTG AGCCCGAGTCTGGCAGCGAAGagaatggcagcagcagcagctctggaagctccagctctggcaccgaggaggaggaggaagaggaggaggaagacagCGAGGAGCAGTCAGaggacaaggaggaggaggaggaggtggagaagAGGCCAAAGAGGAAGGATAAGGAAGGTTCCCATAAGGCA gaggaggaggacataGGCACAAAGAAGGCCAAGAAGAAAGCTCCGCAGGGGAGGAAGGGCCGTGCTGAAACCTCATCAGAGGAGGCCAGCACCTCTGAGAGCAGCTCCTCTGTCTCTGACTCCGGCTCTGAGGCAGAGGCCAAACAGAGGAAG ccccccagcagCAAGGCCAGCTCCAAGGAGATCTCCCTGCTTGACCTGGATGACT TTACTCCCCCTCCTGTCCAGCCCATCCCCTCCAGCAGCATCATCTCCACCAGCCTGGTGACCGACCTGGAGGGCCTCACTCTCACTGACAGCTCCCTGACACCCACC ctgctgagccCGGCGTTCAGTGCGGTGAAGACCTACGAGTTGCTGCACCGCATGGCGGGCGAGGGGCTTGCAGTTGAGTACTGCTTCAGCCGCCGGCCCTTCCCAGGAGACCCCCACATGGTGGCCATCCAGATCCAGATCTCCAACAACACTGACACCGAGGTGAAGAACCTGCGAGTCAATGAACCCAAGCCTCTGTCTGGAATGCGGATACAGGAGTTCCCTGAGATTG AGCACCTGGCGCCAGGGGACACAGCCACTGTGCTGATGGGCATCGACTTCTGTGACTCTACCCAGGCGGCAAACTTCCAGCTGTG CACGCACACACGTCAGTTCTACGTCTCCATACAGCCACCTGTGGGGGAGCTCATGGCCCCTGTCTTCATGAGTGAGAATGAGTTCAAGAAGGAGCAGG GGAAGCTGATGGGCATGAGCGAGATCACAGAGAAGCTGACGCTGCCTGAGAAATGCCAAAGTGACCACACCATCGTCCAGCAACTGACCTCGGCTGCCAACGTGGGCCGCGTGCCCTGCGGTGCCAGCAATGAGTACAG GTTCGCGGCCAAGACGGTGACAAGCGGGAGCCTGGTGCTCATCACCCTGGAGCGGCGGGAGGGCTCCATGGCTCAGCTGACCATCAACAGTGAGAAGATGGTCATTGGCACCATGCTGGTGAAGGACATCATccaggccctggcacagtgA
- the AP3B2 gene encoding AP-3 complex subunit beta-2 isoform X5: MAASPAYGEEKGGSSSLGEPEYGHDPASGGIFSSDYKRHDDLKEMLDSNKDSLKLEAMKRIVAMIARGKNASDLFPAVVKNVACKNIEVKKLVYVYLVRYAEEQQDLALLSISTFQRGLKDPNQLIRASALRVLSSIRVPIIVPIMMLAIKEAASDMSPYVRKTAAHAIPKLYSLDSDQKDQLIEVIEKLLADKTTLVAGSVVMAFEEVCPERIDLIHKNYRKLCNLLIDVEEWGQVVIINMLTRYARTQFLSPNQNESLLEENTEKAFYGSEEEDAKDAKAEAAVLAKCKPYVMDPDHRLLLRNTKPLLQSRNAAVVMAVAQLYFHLAPKAEVGVIAKALVRLLRSHSEVQYVVLQNVATMSIKRRGMFEPYLKSFYIRSTDPTQIKILKLEVLTNLANETNISTILREFQTYIRSMDKDFVAATIQAIGRCATNIGKVRDTCLNGLVQLLSNRDELVVAESVVVIKKLLQMQPAQHSEIIKHMAKLTDNIQVPMARASILWLIGEYCEHVPKIAPDVLRKMAKSFTNEEDIVKLQVINLAAKLYLTNSKQSKLLTQYVLNLAKYDQNYDIRDRARFIRQLIVPTEKSGALNKYAKKLFLAQKPAPILESSFKDRDHFQLGSLSHLLNAKAVGYQELPDWPDEAPDPSVRNVEVPEWTKCTSREKRKEKVEKPFYSDSEGESGPTESADSEPESGSEENGSSSSSGSSSSGTEEEEEEEEEDSEEQSEDKEEEEEEEDIGTKKAKKKAPQGRKGRAETSSEEASTSESSSSVSDSGSEAEAKQRKPPSSKASSKEISLLDLDDFTPPPVQPIPSSSIISTSLVTDLEGLTLTDSSLTPTLLSPAFSAVKTYELLHRMAGEGLAVEYCFSRRPFPGDPHMVAIQIQISNNTDTEVKNLRVNEPKPLSGMRIQEFPEIEHLAPGDTATVLMGIDFCDSTQAANFQLCTHTRQFYVSIQPPVGELMAPVFMSENEFKKEQGKLMGMSEITEKLTLPEKCQSDHTIVQQLTSAANVGRVPCGASNEYRFAAKTVTSGSLVLITLERREGSMAQLTINSEKMVIGTMLVKDIIQALAQ; encoded by the exons GCATGATGACCTCAAGGAGATGCTCGACAGCAACAAGGATTCGCTCAAGCTGGAGGCCATGAAGAGGATTGTGGCG ATGATTGCTCGGGGTAAAAACGCCTCAGATCTCTTCCCAGCTGTGGTGAAAAATGTTGCCTGCAAGAACATTGAG GTGAAGAAGCTGGTGTACGTGTACCTGGTGCGCTATGCAGAGGAACAGCAGGATCTGGCCCTACTCTCCATTTCCACCTTCCAGCGAGGACTCAAG GACCCCAACCAGCTGATCCGCGCCAGTGCCCTGCGGGTCCTGTCCAGCATCCGCGTGCCCATAATCGTGCCAATCATGATGTTGGCCATCAAGGAGGCCGCCTCGGACATGTCCCCCTATGTGCGCAAGACAGCCGCCCATGCCATCCCCAAGCTGTACAG CCTCGACTCAGACCAGAAGGACCAGCTCATCGAAGTGATCGAGAAGCTGCTGGCTGACAAGACCACG ctggtgGCTGGCAGCGTGGTGATGGCATTTGAGGAGGTATGCCCAGAACGCATAGACCTCATCCACAAGAACTACCGCAAGCTCTGCAACCTGCTCATCGATGTGGAGGAGTGGGGGCAGGTGGTCATCATCAACATGCTGACCCGCTACGCCCGCACCCAGTTCCTCAGCCCCAACCAAAAT GAGTCCTTGCTGGAGGAGAACACTGAGAAGGCTTTCTATGgctctgaggaggaggatgccAAAGATGCCAAGGCAGAGGCAGCCGTGTTGGCCAAGTGCAAGCCCTACGTCATGGACCCCGACCACCGCCTGCTCCTGCGCAACACCAAGCCCCTGCTGCAGAGCCGCAACGCCGCG GTGGTGATGGCCGTGGCACAGCTCTACTTCCACCTGGCACCCAAGGCAGAGGTTGGAGTCATTGCGAAGGCACTGGTACGGCTTCTGCGGAGTCACAG TGAGGTGCAGTATGTTGTGCTGCAGAATGTGGCCACCATGTCCATCAAGCGGCGG GGGATGTTTGAGCCCTATCTGAAAAGTTTCTACATCCGCTCCACGGACCCCACACAGATCAAGATCCTCAAG ctggaggtCCTCACCAACCTGGCCAACGAGACCAACATCTCCACCATCCTGCGAGAGTTCCAG ACCTACATCCGCAGCATGGACAAGGACTTTGTGGCAGCCACCATCCAAGCCATCGGGCGCTGTGCCACCAACATCGGGAAGGTGCGGGACACCTGCCTCAATGGCCTGGTCCAGCTCCTCTCCAACAGGGATG AGCTGGTGGTGGCTGAATCCGTGGTGGTCATCAAAAAGCTGCTGCAgatgcagccagcccagcacagtGAGATCATCAAGCACATGGCCAAGCTCACTGACAACATCCAG GTGCCAATGGCACGGGCCAGCATCTTGTGGCTCATCGGCGAGTACTGCGAGCACGTGCCCAAGATCGCACCTGATGTGCTGCGCAAGATGGCCAAGTCCTTCACCAACGAGGAAGACATCGTCAAACTGCAAGTCATCAATCTGGCAGCTAAGCTCTACCTGACCAACTCCAAGCAG AGCAAGCTGCTGACCCAGTATGTCCTCAACTTGGCCAAGTACGACCAGAATTATGACATCCGTGACCGGGCTCGCTTCATCCGCCAGCTCATCGTGCCCACTGAGAAGAGCGGGGCCCTCAATAAGTACGCCAAGAAGCTCTTCCTGGCCCAAAAACCGGCTCCCATCTTGGAGTCTTCCTTCAAAG ATCGGGACCATTTCCAACTGGGCTCCCTGTCCCATCTGCTCAACGCTAAGGCTGTGGGCTACCAGGAGCTGCCTGACTGGCCAGATGAGGCCCCTGACCCTTCCGTGAGGAATGTGGAG GTTCCTGAGTGGACCAAGTGCACCAGCcgggagaagaggaaggagaaggtggagaaGCCTTTCTACTCTGACTCAGAGGGAGAATCGGGGCCCACTGAGTCGGCAGACAGTG AGCCCGAGTCTGGCAGCGAAGagaatggcagcagcagcagctctggaagctccagctctggcaccgaggaggaggaggaagaggaggaggaagacagCGAGGAGCAGTCAGaggacaaggaggaggaggaggag gaggaggacataGGCACAAAGAAGGCCAAGAAGAAAGCTCCGCAGGGGAGGAAGGGCCGTGCTGAAACCTCATCAGAGGAGGCCAGCACCTCTGAGAGCAGCTCCTCTGTCTCTGACTCCGGCTCTGAGGCAGAGGCCAAACAGAGGAAG ccccccagcagCAAGGCCAGCTCCAAGGAGATCTCCCTGCTTGACCTGGATGACT TTACTCCCCCTCCTGTCCAGCCCATCCCCTCCAGCAGCATCATCTCCACCAGCCTGGTGACCGACCTGGAGGGCCTCACTCTCACTGACAGCTCCCTGACACCCACC ctgctgagccCGGCGTTCAGTGCGGTGAAGACCTACGAGTTGCTGCACCGCATGGCGGGCGAGGGGCTTGCAGTTGAGTACTGCTTCAGCCGCCGGCCCTTCCCAGGAGACCCCCACATGGTGGCCATCCAGATCCAGATCTCCAACAACACTGACACCGAGGTGAAGAACCTGCGAGTCAATGAACCCAAGCCTCTGTCTGGAATGCGGATACAGGAGTTCCCTGAGATTG AGCACCTGGCGCCAGGGGACACAGCCACTGTGCTGATGGGCATCGACTTCTGTGACTCTACCCAGGCGGCAAACTTCCAGCTGTG CACGCACACACGTCAGTTCTACGTCTCCATACAGCCACCTGTGGGGGAGCTCATGGCCCCTGTCTTCATGAGTGAGAATGAGTTCAAGAAGGAGCAGG GGAAGCTGATGGGCATGAGCGAGATCACAGAGAAGCTGACGCTGCCTGAGAAATGCCAAAGTGACCACACCATCGTCCAGCAACTGACCTCGGCTGCCAACGTGGGCCGCGTGCCCTGCGGTGCCAGCAATGAGTACAG GTTCGCGGCCAAGACGGTGACAAGCGGGAGCCTGGTGCTCATCACCCTGGAGCGGCGGGAGGGCTCCATGGCTCAGCTGACCATCAACAGTGAGAAGATGGTCATTGGCACCATGCTGGTGAAGGACATCATccaggccctggcacagtgA